From Bacillota bacterium, the proteins below share one genomic window:
- a CDS encoding DUF262 domain-containing protein, with protein sequence MFKVTQFEPRVLRWWWSQKSKIDFEPPYQRRGRLWSKSDKAFLIDSIINQYDIPKVYIADFTFGISSLNKKRLPYAIIDGKQRLEAIFDFFEGKLILDNNFQLEEDKNLSLGGLGYKDLQNMHPEVADIFDNFHLSVMRVIADDEEKINQLFVRLNRSKPLTGAELRNAMSGPVPELVRYITKHVFFKSYISFPNTRGQDLNAAAKLLLFEYNKKPTETKKKHLDQFSEKAKDSSEKLELASRRVIDMLDRMSEIFLPSDRILSSAGNIPVYYWLIRESEQEADRYIREFLIQFEKQRRRNRDLSKNKFKTGLDEELVLYDKLNRSTNDMKSHIERFRILKKRLSEFAQIIL encoded by the coding sequence GACTTTGGTCCAAGAGTGACAAGGCTTTTTTAATTGACTCTATTATTAACCAATATGATATTCCGAAAGTATATATCGCTGACTTTACTTTCGGAATATCAAGTTTAAACAAAAAAAGACTTCCGTACGCCATTATTGATGGTAAACAAAGGTTAGAAGCTATTTTCGACTTCTTTGAGGGGAAGCTTATATTAGATAATAACTTTCAATTGGAAGAGGATAAAAACCTTTCCCTTGGAGGTTTGGGTTATAAGGATCTTCAAAATATGCATCCTGAAGTTGCAGATATCTTTGATAATTTTCATTTATCCGTTATGAGGGTAATTGCTGATGACGAAGAGAAAATCAACCAACTTTTTGTTAGGCTTAATAGGAGTAAACCTCTTACTGGTGCGGAATTAAGGAATGCAATGTCGGGGCCTGTTCCCGAGTTAGTCCGATATATTACTAAACATGTGTTTTTTAAGTCATATATATCATTTCCTAATACGAGAGGACAAGATCTCAACGCTGCTGCAAAACTCCTTCTTTTTGAGTATAATAAAAAGCCAACAGAGACAAAAAAGAAGCATTTGGACCAATTTTCTGAAAAAGCGAAGGATTCTTCCGAAAAACTTGAATTAGCTAGTAGAAGAGTTATCGATATGCTTGACAGGATGTCAGAGATATTTCTTCCATCTGACCGAATCTTGTCTTCAGCTGGCAATATACCAGTCTATTATTGGCTTATAAGAGAATCTGAGCAAGAAGCTGATCGATACATTAGAGAGTTTTTAATACAATTCGAAAAACAAAGACGGAGAAATAGAGATTTATCTAAGAATAAATTTAAAACTGGACTTGATGAAGAACTGGTTCTTTACGATAAACTTAATCGTAGTACTAATGATATGAAAAGTCATATAGAAAGGTTTAGGATTTTAAAAAAAAGGTTGAGCGAATTTGCTCAAATAATACTATGA